In Rickettsiella endosymbiont of Aleochara curtula, one genomic interval encodes:
- a CDS encoding ATP-binding cassette domain-containing protein: protein MSDFVNIRGLYFSRNGRNVFSDIELNIPRGKITAIMGPSGCGKTTLLRLIGGQLKPERGNIQVDGKLINKLSRAQLYELRRKMGILFQSGALFTNLSVFENVAFPLREHTELPDFMIRDIVLMKLQSVGLRGAKNLMPNQLSGGMARRVALARAIALDPELIMYDEPFTGLDPIALGVIVKLISDLNKALGITTILVSHDVEEALSIADYIYVIASGKIIGHGTPEKVHIDKDPEVQQFLQGLPDGVVPFHYPAIDYNQDLLH, encoded by the coding sequence TTGAGTGATTTCGTCAACATTCGAGGTTTATATTTTAGTCGTAACGGACGTAACGTTTTTTCCGATATCGAATTAAATATTCCGCGGGGTAAGATAACGGCCATCATGGGTCCTAGTGGGTGTGGGAAGACTACGTTATTGCGTTTAATAGGCGGTCAATTAAAACCTGAACGTGGCAATATCCAAGTAGATGGTAAGTTAATTAATAAACTGTCACGAGCTCAGCTGTACGAATTACGTCGTAAAATGGGTATTTTATTTCAGAGTGGCGCTTTATTTACCAATCTAAGTGTTTTCGAAAATGTTGCTTTTCCTTTAAGAGAACACACCGAGCTACCTGATTTTATGATTCGTGATATTGTATTGATGAAGTTACAATCCGTTGGCTTGCGTGGCGCTAAAAATCTTATGCCTAATCAACTTTCAGGTGGCATGGCACGGCGTGTCGCGCTAGCGCGGGCAATTGCTCTAGACCCGGAACTGATCATGTATGATGAGCCTTTTACCGGTTTGGATCCCATTGCTCTCGGCGTGATCGTTAAACTTATTTCTGATCTAAACAAAGCCTTGGGTATCACTACCATTTTAGTTTCTCATGATGTAGAAGAAGCACTAAGTATAGCGGACTATATTTATGTAATTGCTAGCGGGAAAATTATTGGTCACGGTACCCCCGAAAAAGTACATATTGATAAAGATCCAGAGGTTCAACAATTTTTACAAGGTTTACCGGATGGCGTGGTCCCTTTTCATTATCCCGCCATCGACTATAACCAAGATTTGCTCCATTAA
- the mlaE gene encoding lipid asymmetry maintenance ABC transporter permease subunit MlaE, with protein MLILEKLRLLGQFGLQLLTSFGRSGLFLAHLLIRKPRFKKSFPLLIEQLYFIGVLSLVIIVLSGLFIGLVVGLQGYNTLNKFGASQQLGQLVALSVVRELGPVVTALLFAGRAGSALTAEIGLMKSTEQLASMEMMGVDPLWRVISPRFWGGFISMPLLMIIFSAVAVWGGYLVGVVWLGVDSGTFWSAMQSAVNFHDDIVNGIIKSIVFGGVVTWIAVFQGYDTVPTAQGIGRATTRTVVYSSLAVLGLDFVLTAVMMGGW; from the coding sequence ATGTTGATATTAGAGAAATTACGATTATTGGGCCAATTTGGTTTACAGCTATTAACCAGCTTTGGCCGTTCAGGGCTTTTTTTAGCGCATTTATTAATACGCAAACCCCGCTTTAAAAAAAGTTTTCCTTTATTGATCGAACAACTATATTTTATTGGAGTACTATCCTTAGTCATTATTGTCTTGTCAGGATTATTTATTGGCTTGGTCGTGGGATTGCAAGGCTATAATACTTTAAATAAATTTGGTGCCAGTCAACAATTAGGTCAACTAGTGGCGTTGAGTGTGGTGCGAGAATTAGGGCCAGTTGTTACGGCATTATTGTTTGCAGGACGAGCGGGTTCAGCATTGACCGCAGAGATTGGTCTAATGAAATCGACGGAACAACTTGCAAGCATGGAAATGATGGGAGTCGATCCACTATGGCGTGTAATTTCACCACGTTTTTGGGGTGGTTTCATCAGTATGCCCCTATTAATGATTATTTTTAGTGCAGTTGCAGTCTGGGGTGGATATTTAGTCGGTGTCGTTTGGTTAGGCGTGGATAGCGGAACGTTTTGGAGCGCTATGCAATCGGCTGTTAATTTTCATGATGATATTGTGAATGGAATTATAAAAAGTATTGTTTTTGGCGGTGTTGTTACATGGATAGCGGTGTTTCAAGGATATGATACGGTTCCTACTGCTCAAGGAATTGGACGAGCGACAACGCGTACCGTTGTGTATTCATCCCTGGCTGTACTAGGCCTGGATTTTGTATTAACCGCAGTGATGATGGGAGGTTGGTAA
- the mlaD gene encoding outer membrane lipid asymmetry maintenance protein MlaD — protein sequence MRERIIEIWVGFFMLFGILALLVLAFKVSGLSSAIGENGYNITAAFDNVGGLKIRSPVSLAGVHIGEVSAIKLDNVQFKAIVTMKIDPKYKQLPADTSASILTQGLLGANYISLTPGFAHTFLNNNAIVQDTHPALILEDLIGQLIFSLKNSGGKK from the coding sequence GTGCGTGAGAGAATAATAGAAATTTGGGTTGGCTTTTTTATGTTATTTGGCATACTTGCTTTATTAGTGTTAGCTTTTAAGGTAAGTGGATTAAGTAGCGCGATAGGCGAAAATGGATATAACATAACAGCCGCTTTTGACAATGTGGGCGGGTTAAAAATACGCTCACCCGTGTCTCTAGCCGGTGTGCATATTGGGGAAGTAAGCGCAATAAAACTTGATAATGTTCAATTTAAGGCTATCGTGACCATGAAAATTGACCCCAAATATAAACAACTGCCAGCAGATACTTCCGCAAGTATTTTAACTCAAGGTTTGTTAGGGGCAAATTATATTAGTCTAACGCCAGGATTTGCGCATACGTTTTTAAATAATAATGCTATCGTTCAAGATACGCATCCAGCATTAATTTTAGAAGATCTTATCGGTCAATTAATATTTAGCTTAAAGAATTCAGGGGGAAAGAAATGA
- a CDS encoding ABC transporter substrate-binding protein, producing the protein MKKVIVALCGLLICSMAWAISSPVELLQNTSNQLISALQRNQATLKTKPQIVYGIVNQILLPHVDVMSMSSKALGREAWLRATPRQKQAFARQFVTLLIRTYSSALAQYTNERVNFLPLRGDYNNQSRVQVNSVIVRESGPSINLSYRMMRVGGQWMLYDFSVDGVSIIESFRSQFVEELQHSGIDGLISKLAEHNNQSY; encoded by the coding sequence ATGAAAAAAGTAATAGTCGCACTGTGTGGGTTATTAATATGTAGCATGGCATGGGCGATTTCTTCGCCTGTAGAGTTACTGCAAAATACTTCTAATCAATTAATTTCAGCTCTGCAACGAAATCAAGCCACGCTCAAAACAAAACCTCAAATTGTTTATGGAATAGTTAATCAAATCCTGTTACCACATGTCGATGTCATGAGCATGTCGAGTAAAGCTTTAGGTCGTGAGGCATGGTTACGTGCTACACCGAGGCAAAAACAAGCTTTTGCTCGGCAATTTGTTACTTTGCTGATCCGTACCTATTCAAGTGCTTTGGCCCAATACACGAATGAAAGAGTAAATTTTTTACCATTGCGCGGCGATTATAATAATCAATCGCGCGTACAGGTTAATAGTGTCATTGTTCGGGAGTCAGGCCCTTCCATTAACCTTAGTTATCGTATGATGCGAGTAGGTGGACAATGGATGCTGTATGATTTTAGCGTGGATGGCGTGAGTATCATAGAAAGCTTTCGTTCCCAATTTGTTGAAGAGCTGCAGCACAGTGGTATCGATGGTCTTATTAGTAAACTGGCTGAACATAATAACCAAAGTTATTGA
- a CDS encoding STAS domain-containing protein has product MNKPSLQFKKDQYVLSGALNTYTVPGLWELSQNILKNDKASLLTFNLEHVTQSDSSGVALLIAWTRMLKQHDQKIRFVAIPIQMLAIIRVSDLEKILPIIAPNDGQI; this is encoded by the coding sequence ATGAACAAGCCATCTTTACAGTTCAAAAAAGATCAGTATGTATTATCGGGCGCATTAAATACCTATACCGTACCTGGGTTATGGGAGCTCAGCCAGAATATCTTAAAAAATGATAAAGCGTCGCTACTCACTTTTAATTTAGAACATGTTACGCAAAGTGATAGTAGTGGCGTAGCATTATTGATTGCTTGGACACGAATGCTAAAACAACATGATCAAAAAATTCGTTTTGTGGCTATACCGATACAAATGCTCGCCATTATTCGAGTATCAGATTTAGAAAAAATATTGCCTATAATCGCCCCTAACGACGGGCAGATCTAA
- the murA gene encoding UDP-N-acetylglucosamine 1-carboxyvinyltransferase: MDKLIIRGGIPLQGEVRISGAKNATLPILAACLLSEEPITLFNVPHLQDVTTMVELLSGMGAQFTIGERMSLEVRSRDLADSYAPYALVRKMRASILVLGALLARCGEAIVSLPGGCAIGTRPVNLHIQGLEAMGAKIEIENGYIKAKTKGRLQGAFIELDTITVTGTENLMMAATLAKGKTVIKNAAREPEVVDLANFLNSIGANISNAGTDTITIEGVEQLTGGYYRILPDRIEAATYLIAVACTRGFIRLKDIQANTLDAVIYTLRQAGAEIAVGDHWIELDMRNKRAKAVDVSTAPYPAFPTDAQAQIMALNITAEGTGIITETVFENRFMHVQEMRRMGADITLKGNVAICKGVDKLTGAEVMATDLRASASLVLAGLTAEGETTVNRIYHIDRGYECIEEKLSQLGGKIRRVSVSDAA; the protein is encoded by the coding sequence GTGGATAAACTAATTATTAGAGGCGGCATCCCGTTACAAGGTGAAGTTCGAATTTCTGGTGCCAAGAATGCAACCTTACCTATTCTAGCAGCCTGCTTATTATCTGAGGAACCTATTACTTTATTTAATGTTCCTCACTTACAAGATGTTACCACCATGGTGGAACTTTTAAGTGGTATGGGAGCACAATTTACCATAGGTGAACGCATGAGTTTAGAAGTGCGTTCTCGTGATCTGGCTGATTCTTATGCGCCTTATGCATTAGTACGAAAAATGCGGGCTTCTATTTTAGTTCTAGGGGCATTACTTGCGCGTTGTGGTGAAGCGATAGTTTCTCTTCCTGGTGGTTGTGCGATTGGTACACGTCCTGTCAACTTACATATTCAAGGACTTGAAGCCATGGGCGCAAAAATTGAAATAGAAAATGGTTATATCAAAGCTAAAACTAAAGGACGTTTACAGGGTGCATTTATTGAACTAGATACTATCACGGTCACTGGGACTGAAAATTTAATGATGGCTGCAACATTAGCCAAAGGCAAAACCGTTATTAAAAATGCAGCACGCGAGCCTGAAGTCGTTGATTTAGCCAATTTTTTAAATAGTATCGGTGCGAACATTAGTAATGCAGGAACCGATACGATTACTATCGAAGGCGTTGAACAATTAACTGGAGGTTATTATCGAATTCTGCCGGATCGAATTGAAGCGGCGACGTATTTAATTGCAGTTGCTTGTACGCGAGGTTTTATACGTCTAAAAGATATTCAGGCAAATACGTTGGATGCGGTTATTTATACCTTGCGTCAAGCAGGAGCAGAAATTGCTGTTGGCGACCATTGGATTGAGCTGGATATGCGGAATAAACGTGCTAAAGCAGTTGATGTCAGTACCGCACCCTATCCTGCTTTTCCAACCGATGCACAAGCACAAATTATGGCGCTTAATATTACCGCTGAAGGAACCGGAATTATTACCGAAACGGTATTTGAAAACCGTTTTATGCATGTTCAAGAAATGCGTCGCATGGGTGCTGATATTACATTAAAAGGTAATGTGGCTATTTGCAAAGGGGTTGATAAGCTAACAGGCGCAGAAGTGATGGCCACCGATTTACGGGCTTCGGCGAGTTTGGTGTTGGCCGGTTTAACGGCTGAAGGTGAAACCACGGTGAATAGAATTTATCATATCGATCGTGGTTACGAATGTATCGAAGAAAAACTATCGCAGTTGGGTGGAAAAATTCGCCGTGTGTCTGTATCAGATGCGGCTTAG
- a CDS encoding CADD family putative folate metabolism protein: MTMQTVDNTLNGILQSNYMQQLDRQLNENHLLKHPFYQAWSAGKLSLDNLRDYACQYYHHVDAFPRYVSATHSNCRDAEARKVLLDNLNDEEGMNGLDSHPVLWLQFTKGLGLSDAAVISSELFPETKQFIDEFMALSRASYAEGLGALYAYERQIPQTAASKITGLKQFYDIIDEPTLKFFLVHLEADVEHAEATKTLIKNLPMEEKIAAEKAAKKIAKSIWDMLSGIQSRTMTNVCEAILV, translated from the coding sequence ATGACTATGCAAACCGTGGATAATACGCTTAATGGTATTTTGCAGAGTAATTACATGCAGCAACTTGATAGACAGCTGAATGAAAACCATTTATTAAAACATCCGTTTTATCAAGCTTGGTCTGCTGGTAAGTTGTCACTGGATAACCTTCGTGATTATGCTTGTCAATATTATCACCATGTAGATGCTTTTCCGCGCTATGTGAGTGCCACACATAGTAATTGTCGGGATGCCGAGGCCCGAAAAGTATTATTAGACAACTTAAATGACGAAGAAGGAATGAATGGTCTGGATAGTCATCCGGTTTTATGGTTGCAATTTACCAAAGGTCTAGGCTTATCCGACGCAGCTGTCATTAGTAGTGAACTTTTTCCGGAAACTAAGCAATTTATTGATGAGTTTATGGCGCTTTCGCGTGCATCTTATGCAGAAGGCTTAGGTGCTTTATATGCTTACGAACGTCAGATCCCGCAGACCGCTGCCAGCAAAATCACTGGACTAAAACAATTTTATGACATTATTGACGAGCCTACTTTGAAATTTTTCTTAGTCCATCTTGAAGCAGATGTGGAACACGCCGAGGCAACTAAGACACTAATAAAAAATTTACCTATGGAAGAAAAAATAGCCGCAGAAAAAGCAGCAAAGAAAATAGCCAAATCCATTTGGGATATGCTAAGCGGCATACAATCACGAACCATGACTAATGTTTGCGAAGCAATTTTAGTTTAA
- a CDS encoding ShlB/FhaC/HecB family hemolysin secretion/activation protein, protein MMDLKRFKLVKTRYAKLLGYCVYLLLLIFPTCAVSEVISIFSPGQVERQLRNTVNIQQAVSARGPAIPVVAAPLRPAISVPPSMRRPFVLRSVCITGSTVYSQASLQTLVKPYLDKRITYKDLEKINGQIALKYLKDGYVLTKAYLPVQSLSSGYVHIEILEAYVVQVNMLGKTHGLDNYLDAYAKQLKRSRPLRLKVLQHYLLLLNRLPGVSASLSKGPDVANSGAQTLTFVVKQRRFVPNALLNNSQNRYLGGQNLFLTANMYSLLQGGDSTIVTAATAPFDPKVLQYYYLLHNFPIGVNGNHLDIYADYTQIKPSINLPPASVSGKAGDLGAYFYHPFILQTNDKLDGRLAFGYYRSKTSSYTGVVNSPDAIVRLPSLRAKAIYERTRTKYFDRMEAELSQGIHVFGANTAPPPPPGIPNPYVGYTKFYYYVTHIQNITQTFSILIDSMGQYAFNPLAPAEKIPYGGGLPYGQAYDPGEIIGDQGLMGGIELRYNSFPKSFAGIQYFTRYDIGKVWNKNVAPTFFLNSIYSDASLSAGLRLVLTKDFRLQLSVARPMTNPVQAQVQSGHNGKSLRFFFTFSYTPF, encoded by the coding sequence ATGATGGACCTTAAACGATTTAAATTAGTAAAAACGCGATACGCAAAACTGCTTGGTTATTGTGTTTATTTGCTGCTATTGATTTTTCCAACTTGTGCTGTTTCTGAAGTCATTAGTATATTTTCTCCGGGACAAGTTGAACGACAATTACGAAATACAGTCAATATACAACAAGCAGTCAGTGCAAGAGGGCCCGCTATACCGGTTGTAGCTGCCCCACTACGTCCTGCCATTTCTGTACCGCCGAGTATGCGCAGACCTTTTGTGCTACGTTCTGTATGCATTACTGGTTCAACTGTGTACTCGCAAGCAAGCCTACAAACCTTAGTTAAACCCTATCTAGATAAAAGAATTACTTATAAAGACCTAGAAAAAATAAATGGCCAAATTGCATTAAAATATTTAAAAGATGGTTATGTACTTACTAAAGCTTATTTACCGGTGCAGAGTCTGTCATCGGGATATGTCCATATCGAAATACTAGAAGCTTATGTCGTTCAGGTTAACATGCTGGGTAAAACCCATGGTTTAGATAACTATCTTGATGCTTATGCCAAGCAATTAAAACGCTCGCGCCCGTTAAGATTAAAAGTTTTACAACACTATCTATTGTTATTAAATCGACTACCCGGAGTTTCAGCCAGTTTAAGTAAGGGTCCAGATGTAGCCAATTCAGGGGCACAAACACTCACCTTTGTTGTTAAGCAACGTCGTTTCGTACCAAATGCTCTACTGAATAATAGCCAAAACCGTTACTTAGGCGGTCAAAACTTATTTTTAACCGCCAACATGTACTCGCTATTGCAAGGGGGAGATTCAACGATAGTCACTGCGGCGACTGCCCCGTTTGATCCGAAAGTACTGCAATACTATTATTTATTACATAATTTCCCAATCGGTGTGAATGGCAACCATCTGGATATTTATGCGGATTACACGCAAATCAAACCTAGCATTAACCTTCCGCCCGCTAGTGTTTCAGGCAAAGCAGGAGATTTAGGCGCTTATTTTTACCATCCGTTTATTTTACAGACCAATGATAAATTAGATGGTCGTTTAGCATTCGGATATTATCGCAGCAAAACTTCTTCGTATACCGGTGTGGTTAACAGTCCTGATGCTATCGTACGACTTCCTTCATTGCGCGCTAAAGCCATCTATGAACGCACCAGAACCAAATATTTTGATAGAATGGAAGCCGAGCTAAGCCAAGGCATACATGTATTTGGTGCTAATACCGCACCACCGCCACCACCCGGCATTCCCAATCCTTATGTGGGCTATACCAAATTTTATTATTATGTCACGCACATACAAAACATTACTCAAACATTTTCCATATTAATAGATTCTATGGGCCAGTATGCCTTCAATCCATTAGCTCCGGCCGAAAAAATTCCCTATGGTGGTGGACTACCTTATGGACAGGCATACGACCCTGGTGAAATTATAGGGGATCAAGGACTTATGGGTGGAATAGAGCTACGTTATAATAGCTTTCCAAAATCTTTCGCAGGAATACAATATTTTACGCGTTATGATATTGGCAAAGTCTGGAACAAAAATGTCGCGCCTACTTTCTTTTTAAATAGTATTTACAGCGATGCTTCTTTATCGGCTGGACTTAGATTAGTGTTAACTAAAGATTTTCGCCTGCAGCTGAGCGTCGCAAGACCCATGACCAATCCCGTTCAAGCACAAGTACAAAGTGGTCATAATGGTAAAAGCTTGCGCTTTTTCTTCACGTTTAGCTATACACCATTTTAG
- the eda gene encoding bifunctional 4-hydroxy-2-oxoglutarate aldolase/2-dehydro-3-deoxy-phosphogluconate aldolase, with product MLTLIDILGQARIIPIIVIDKLEHAIPLAEILLKSGFKVLEITLRTACALAAIEKINIAFPEILVGAGTLVETKQFSQIKSVGAKFAVSPGLNKTLVLEAENHNIPYLPGIATPSEALLAHQLKLKTLKFYPAESMGGIKTLRALAEVLPLHFCPTGGINADNLLSYLSLPYVCCVGGSWIAPRKLIAKASFAEIASHANQAQTILKNTFN from the coding sequence ATGCTTACGTTAATTGATATCTTAGGCCAAGCTCGCATTATACCGATTATTGTAATCGATAAACTAGAACATGCAATTCCTTTAGCTGAAATACTGCTTAAATCTGGATTTAAGGTTTTAGAGATTACCTTACGCACTGCTTGTGCTTTAGCCGCCATCGAGAAAATTAATATTGCCTTCCCAGAAATTCTCGTCGGCGCAGGCACACTTGTTGAGACTAAACAATTCTCACAGATAAAATCTGTAGGCGCAAAATTTGCGGTTAGTCCTGGTTTAAATAAGACTTTAGTGCTGGAAGCCGAAAACCACAATATTCCTTATTTACCCGGTATTGCTACGCCTAGCGAAGCATTGCTCGCGCATCAACTTAAACTCAAAACTCTTAAATTTTATCCGGCCGAAAGCATGGGTGGCATTAAAACACTGCGAGCATTGGCAGAAGTTTTACCGTTACATTTTTGTCCAACCGGTGGCATTAATGCGGATAATTTGCTCAGCTATCTTAGCTTACCTTATGTTTGTTGTGTGGGAGGAAGCTGGATAGCGCCGCGTAAGCTGATTGCCAAAGCTTCATTTGCTGAAATAGCATCGCACGCCAACCAAGCCCAAACAATTTTAAAAAATACTTTCAATTAA